The following nucleotide sequence is from Stanieria sp. NIES-3757.
CTTGGAATAAAATCTTTGCCAAAATCTTCGGCGAACCTACCGCCCTCAAATATCCACCCGAAATCGTAGCTGGGGCAATGGCAATTATCTATCACGATGTCCCCACCGAACCCGAAGCAGCAGTTCAAGCTCTGATCGATTATAACGACCGTTCTTTAGAAGAGCGCAATCGACGGGAACGAGAAGAACGGGAAAATGACGATCTAAACGATATTGAGAATTACTCGATGAAGACGATGAATTAGATGATGAAGAGGAGGATTTGGATTTTGTCGATGAAGGCGAAGATGAAGATTTAGAAGACTTTGATGATGATGAACTTGATGATTTTGACGAAGACTAATCTAGTTAAATAAATTCGATTAAACTCGATCACGCGGTCGGGTTTTTTTTCTTCGTCCAATTCTACAATAAAAATCGTCCTCTTTTAGCCCTATGTCAACTTCTACAATAAAACTTAGAAACGTACTCAAACAACAACAAGCTATCGGTCAAAAAATCAGTCAAATCATTACTATTTCTGATTCAAATAAATTCAAAACTATTCATCAGAAGATTATTCAATGTACGATAGAAATTGAAGCGATTTGTGCCAAAAATCAATTAACCCCTGCTGCTTTAAGCAAGCCTTCTCGCAAAGTTTATGCTTGGATGAAGTTTTTAAGTCACGAGGACAATTTTACACTACATCTAAATGCTATTTGTCGCGCACGAGCCATAGCTCGGGAAATTATTAAAACCAATAAAACAGAAGTTGAAACCGTTATAGTCGAATTAACTAACTTTTCGGGATTGTATAAATACAAAATTACTAACAAGCAAGCTACCATTCAACTCAGTGAGGGTTTTATTAGGGCTGGTGACGATGTTTTTCAGGCAGTAATGACTATTGTTCTACTAGGTAAAGAGAGTTCGCAACAACAAATCATTAGAAATTTTGGCTTAACAGAAGAATATAGCGATCTTATTTTCGAGCTAGACTCTATTGCTGAGGTGGCAGCAGAGATACCTCAAGGTAGCCACTATAACCTGGAAGAACTGTTTGAAAACATAAATCGAGAGTATTTTGCAGGTAAAATGAGCAAACCCCGTTTAACCTGGAATCAAACTTTAACCAGGCGGAAATTCGGTCATTACGAACGAACCAGAAACAGAGTGGTAATTAGCAAAACTTTAGATAGCGACCGCATCCCCCAGTTTGTCGTGGAATTTGTTTTGTACCATGAATTATTGCACAAAGAAATTGGAGTTAAATACGTCAACGGGAGATGTCTGGCTCACACAGCCGAATTTCGTCGCCAGGAACGGCAGTTTAAGTTTTATCTAGAAGCTTCTCAGTATTTGGGAAAGATAGCCCGTCAGAAGAGTTAAATTATTCTGCCGATAGTTGATTACTCCTCTTCTAGCTTGATGGATACCTATTATAGTTTTTTACTAGTTTAATTGGCTCTAATTAGCTTTAATTGGTTTTAATTGGTTTAATTATTGGTTAAAATAGAAGTCATGGATTTAAATACTCTTCAGATAACACCCCAAATACTAAATCTCATTGCCGAAATAGATGAGTTTAAGGGGTCGTGGCGAGCTTTGGGAACGCTTGCTCCCGAACGTTTAGCAGCATTGAGAAAAGTAGCGACTATTGAAAGTATTGGTTCATCTACTCGTATTGAAGGCGCCAAACTTAGCGATCGCCAAATTGAGACTTTACTGAGTAATTTAGACTCATTATCTTTTACTACTCGCGACGAACAGGAAGTAGCGGGTTATGCACAGGTGATGCAAATATTGTTTGACAGTTGGGAAATGATTCCGATTACGGAAAACTACATCAAACAACTTCATTCAATACTTTTACAATACAGTCACAAGGATGAAAGACATCGTGGTAATTATAAGGCAATAGATAATCATATTGAAGCATTCGATGGAGATGGTAAAAGTCTCGGTATTTTATTTACAACTGCTTCTCCAATGATGACTCCATTGTTGATGGAAAAATTAGTTAACTGGACTCGCGAAGCTTTTACAGACAAACAACTGCATCCTTTGTTAATTACAGGAATTTTCATCGTTCGGTTTTTAGCTATTCATCCCTTTCAAGATGGCAATGGTCGTCTTTCTAGAGTTTTGACTACATTGTTGCTCTTAAAAAGTGGATATACTTATGTTCCTTTTAGTTCCCTAGAAACTGTAATAGAAGAAAACAAGGATAGTTATTATCTGGCTTTAAGACGTACACA
It contains:
- a CDS encoding Fic family protein, coding for MDLNTLQITPQILNLIAEIDEFKGSWRALGTLAPERLAALRKVATIESIGSSTRIEGAKLSDRQIETLLSNLDSLSFTTRDEQEVAGYAQVMQILFDSWEMIPITENYIKQLHSILLQYSHKDERHRGNYKAIDNHIEAFDGDGKSLGILFTTASPMMTPLLMEKLVNWTREAFTDKQLHPLLITGIFIVRFLAIHPFQDGNGRLSRVLTTLLLLKSGYTYVPFSSLETVIEENKDSYYLALRRTQQSLKTENPDWNSWLLFFLHSLKRQKDRLAVKLEREKIMQSSLPELSVKILELAKEHGRITTGEIERYTQANRSTIKARINDLLGMKKLIRHGKGRSTWYSLF